A region of Lycium barbarum isolate Lr01 chromosome 1, ASM1917538v2, whole genome shotgun sequence DNA encodes the following proteins:
- the LOC132638055 gene encoding uncharacterized protein LOC132638055 translates to MTSAGNGEHHDSVEEPKVGQVKTNVPLHVSTSQRGLVNNENSQSRLQGITLAIPKRLRFLNFGNLGSPSAKFQQIADERDTFSRTVPSSSSLHLRQRLTRLFSRKLDWASLSKMGKEWFRNLLNIVLFIWIVIVAVSGAILFLVMTGMLNHAIPKKSQRDTWFEVNNQILNALFTLMCLYQHPQRLYHFVLLMRWRSEDISKLRKIYCKHGTYKPHEWTHMMVVVGLLNLNCFAQYALCGLNLGYRRSERPAIGVGLCISVAIGAPAIAGVYSMLSPLGKDYETEVDEEAQLRTTAPESSTSSQLRRKSLEKRFSFVSDEGRLVETRPQWSGGILDFWDDISMAYLSLFCSFCVFGWNMERLGFGNMYVHIATFLLFCMAPFWIFNLAAVNIDNDTVRGALGLTGIFLCLFGLLYGGFWRIQMRKRYNLPPYNTCCGKPSVADCALWLFCCWCSLAQEVRTGNSYDIVEDKFFIKKDESISPLPREDGLYPLANDSSPPPIIKSSTPSPSRFANEVHSPERQQPFVEDKSHTRGQSQNEIMTPPTPSVIQREDV, encoded by the coding sequence ATGACATCTGCTGGCAATGGTGAACATCACGATAGTGTTGAGGAACCTAAGGTTGGACAAGTTAAGACTAATGTACCTCTCCATGTTTCAACATCTCAAAGGGGACTTGTAAATAATGAAAATTCTCAGAGCCGTCTCCAGGGTATCACTCTTGCTATTCCGAAAAGGCTAAGGTTCCTCAACTTTGGTAATTTGGGTTCTCCATCTGCAAAGTTTCAACAGATAGCCGATGAAAGAGATACCTTTTCTCGAACTGTACCTTCTTCTAGCAGCCTTCATCTCCGTCAACGCCTTACTAGGCTATTTTCACGGAAATTAGATTGGGCATCTCTTAGCAAAATGGGGAAAGAGTGGTTCAGAAATCTGCTGAATATTGTACTTTTTATCTGGATTGTAATTGTTGCTGTTTCTGGTGCGATTTTATTTCTTGTGATGACAGGGATGTTGAACCATGCCATTCCTAAGAAATCTCAGAGAGATACATGGTTTGAAGTGAATAACCAAATCCTTAATGCATTGTTTACTCTCATGTGTCTGTACCAACACCCTCAAAGGCTATATCACTTTGTTCTTTTAATGCGATGGAGGTCAGAAGATATTTCCAAGCTGAGAAAGATTTACTGCAAACATGGCACATATAAGCCCCATGAATGGACACACATGATGGTGGTTGTTGGATTACTTAATCTCAACTGTTTTGCTCAATATGCTCTGTGTGGGCTTAATTTAGGTTACAGGAGGTCAGAAAGACCAGCTATCGGGGTAGGACTATGTATTTCAGTTGCAATTGGTGCACCTGCCATTGCTGGAGTTTACTCTATGCTCAGCCCTCTTGGAAAAGATTATGAAACTGAGGTAGACGAGGAAGCGCAACTTCGAACAACAGCTCCCGAGAGCAGCACATCTAGCCAACTGAGAAGAAAATCATTGGAAAAGAGATTTTCTTTTGTATCAGATGAAGGGAGACTTGTTGAAACTAGACCACAATGGAGTGGAGGCATTCTTGATTTTTGGGATGATATTTCTATGGCATATCTCTCTTTGTTCTGCAGTTTTTGTGTTTTTGGTTGGAATATGGAGAGACTTGGGTTTGGAAACATGTATGTTCATATTGCAACTTTTCTTCTGTTCTGTATGGCTCCTTTCTGGATCTTCAATTTGGCTGCTGTTAATATTGACAATGATACTGTCAGGGGGGCATTAGGACTTACTGGGATTTTTCTTTGtctgtttgggttactatatggTGGCTTTTGGAGGATTCAGATGAGAAAAAGATACAATTTGCCTCCTTACAATACTTGTTGTGGTAAACCTTCTGTTGCTGACTGTGCACTATGGCTTTTCTGCTGTTGGTGCTCTCTTGCTCAGGAAGTAAGGACTGGAAATTCCTATGACATTGTGGAGGataaattttttattaaaaaagatGAAAGTATATCTCCATTGCCTCGTGAGGATGGGCTATATCCTCTTGCAAACGACTCCTCTCCACCTCCAATAATAAAAAGCAGCACCCCAAGCCCCAGCAGATTTGCAAATGAAGTTCATAGTCCTGAAAGACAGCAACCCTTCGTGGAAGACAAGTCTCATACAAGAGGTCAAAGTCAAAATGAGATAATGACACCACCTACTCCTTCAGTAATACAAAGAGAAGATGTGTAG
- the LOC132603661 gene encoding alpha-soluble NSF attachment protein-like, whose translation MGDHIGRGEEYEKQAEKKLSGWALFGSKFEDAADLFDKAGNCFKLAKSWDKAGAVYVKLANCHLKLDSKHEAANAYADAAHCHKKTNTKEAISCLGQAVNIFLEIGRLSMSARYYKEVAELYEQEQNLEQAIVFYEKAADLFQSEDVTTTANQCKQKIAEFSAQTEKYQRAIEIFEEIARDSVKNNLLKYGVRGHLLNAGICQLCKGDVVAINNALERYQELDPTFSSTREYKLLVDLAAAIDEENIDKFTDVIREYDNMTRLDGWKTTLLLKVKEAVKAKELEEDDLT comes from the exons ATGGGGGATCACATAGGCAGAGGAGAGGAATATGAGAAGCAAGCTGAGAAAAAGCTTAGTGGGTGGGCCCTATTCGGCTCCAAATTTGAAGATGCAGCTGATTTATTTGATAAAGCTGGCAATTGTTTCAAACTCGCCAAATCTt GGGATAAAGCTGGAGCTGTATATGTGAAATTGGCAAATTGTCATCTAAAG TTGGATAGCAAACATGAGGCTGCTAATGCTTATGCTGATGCTGCTCATTGCCATAAGAAGACCAATACTAAGG AGGCAATATCTTGTCTAGGGCAGGCAGTAAACATATTTCTGGAGATTGGAAGGCTAAGTATGTCTGCAAGATATTACAAG GAAGTTGCTGAATTGTATGAGCAAGAGCAAAATTTGGAGCAGGCTATCGTTTTCTATGAGAAAGCAGCTGATCTCTTCCAGAGTGAAGATGTAACAACAACTGCAAATCAGTGCAAGCAGAAAATTGCAGAGTTCTCTGCTCAAACAGAGAA ATATCAGAGAGCAATTGAGATATTTGAGGAGATAGCACGAGACTCGGTCAAGAACAACTTATTGAAGTATGGAGTTAGAGGACATCTTCTTAATGCTGGTATTTGCCAGCTTTGTAAAGGTGATGTCGTTGCAATTAACAATGCATTAGAGCGTTATCAG GAATTGGATCCCACGTTTTCAAGTACACGTGAGTACAAATTGTTAGTG GATTTGGCAGCTGCTATTGACGAGGAAAACATTGACAAGTTTACTGATGTGATCAGAGAATATGATAACATGACACGACTG GATGGTTGGAAGACAACACTTCTACTGAAAGTGAAGGAAGCAGTGAAGGCTAAGGAGCTAGAGGAAGATGATCTCACTTGA